In Alteromonas sp. RKMC-009, the genomic stretch ATGTCACCGGAACCGGCTCTTTAATCGCCAGCCCTGCTGGCAACACCTTTCTGTTCATATGGGCTGCCGGCGCATTCCTGATTGCTGCCAGTGTTGTTTTTCGCTACGTGGCTCTGGCCAGGCACATCGCAAACAAACACCATACAGCAAGTCTGCATTCAAGACACTATCTGGTCAGTCCCGCCGTTTCAACGCCACTGCTGTTCGGGATACTCCGTCCGCAGATGATCATGCCTGCGTTTTTCCACAGCGCGTTCACGGAAAGACAGCAATCAATGATCATCGAGCACGAACAAACCCATCTGCGCCGGGGCGACCACCTGTGGAATGCTTTAGCGCTGATATTACTGAGCCTGTTCTGGTTCAACCCTCTGGTCTGGGCAGCGCTGTCAGCTTTCCGCACCTGCCAGGAAGTTTCATGCGACGCAGCAGTGCTGAGCCACAAATCTCAGGCAGACAAAATTCATTATGCAAAAGCACTTGTGCAGTGTGCTGAGCATACTACCGGCAATAACACCTTGTACCCCGCTTACGGAGAAAAGAAAACCATGCTTACACGCCTTACACAGATGCAAAAAACCACTACGGGCAATAAAACAATTACTCTGGCCACCTGCCTTGCTATCAGTATTTTTACAGCAAACACTGCGCTGGCAAAGCTCGCCGGAACGCTGGTGAAAGCAGAACAGGTTAATCTTGCGCAGCCTGTTATGCGAATTGACCCTGTCTACCCTGCTGAAGCCGCCGCAAACAATCAGGAAGGCTCGGTAATATTGAAATTTGATATTTCTGCCACCGGCACTACAGAGAATATTGAAATTGTGGATGCCTTTCCTGATGGCGTTTTTGACGAGAGTGCCAGAGTTGCCCTGTCTCAGTGGGAATATAAGCCACGGGTTCAGGGCGGTAAAGCCATGCGCCAGACAGGTATACTGGTTCAACTGGATTTCCGTCTTGATAACACCCGTGCATCAAACGCAAATGAAATGGAGAAAATCAGCGTAACGCGGTAACGTTTTATGAATGGAATGATCAAAGCCGGGGCAAACCGTTGCCCCGGCTTTGTTATATTAACTGGTTATGCTGCTTTAGCCGGCGCAGTTGCAGGACGCATAAGCAACAAAAGCGGAACCGATGCCAGCGTGATCCACATCATCAGACGAAAATCCTGCAGATAGGCCAGCGTGGTCGCCTGAGTAGTTACCAGTGTATTGAGGCTGCTCAACCCTGTACCCGACGTCGCGTAAATTCCGTGAGCCACACTTTCCTTAAAGCCGGCATTATCCAGCGACATAAATTCTGCAAATACTGCATGATTCCGCTGTGCAGACTGAGCCAGATAGGTCATCACCACAGAGATGCCGATGCTGCTGCCAATATTACGTAACAAACTGAACAATGCTGTTCCTTCATTCCGGTACGAGGCCGCGAGAGTGGCGAAACTGGCGGTTGAGAGGGGAACAAAAACAAACCCAAGGCCCAGCCCCTGAATAACACCGGTACGGATAATTTCATGGGCACTGACATCCGCGGTAAACAGGGTCATCGCCCACAATGAGTAACTCATCAGCATGAGTCCGGTAAATATCATCAGCCGCACATCGACTTTACCTGAAAGGCGCCCCACCAGAATCATTGAAATCATGGTACCTATTCCTCTCGGAGCAAGCAGATAGCCTACGTCCACCACCGGATAGCCCATGAGGTTTTGCATAAACGGTGGCAACAGCGCCATGGTGGCCAGCAAAATAATACCGACGATAAAGATAAACAGCAGTCCCACCGAGAAATTTCTGTCCCGGAACATGGCCGGTTCGATAAAAGGTTTGCGGTGAGTGAATATATGCACAATAAAGAGGTACATTCCCAGCGCTGCCAGTGCCGCTTCGATAACGATTTCTCTGCTGGCAAACCAGTCCTGAGATTCTCCTCTGTCCAGCATCATTTGTAACGCGCCAATGGCCAGCGCCAGCATGGCAAAACCTGTGAGATCAAAACGTCTGTCAGGATCCAGCTCAGTTTCCGGGACAAATCGCATGAGGCCAAACCAGGCGAGGATACCGAATGGCAGGTTGATGTAAAACACCCAGCGCCAGTCGTAATATTCTGTCAGTAATCCGCCAAGGGTAGGCCCGAGAATAGGACCAAGCATAACGCCCACGCCCCACATGGCCATCGCCTGTCCGTGTTTTTCTTTCGGCCAGGTATCCAGCAGTACAGACTGAGATAACGGCACCAGGCTGGCGCCGAATATCCCCTGCAGCAACCGGAAGATCACTATCTGATTTAAGTTCTGCGCTGCGCCGCAAAGCATGGATGCCACAGTGAATCCGACGACTGACCACATGAACAAGCGGCGGCGGCCAAATCTGGCACTGAGCAATCCGGTAAGCGGCATGAAAATCGCCGCGGCAACAATGTAGCTGGTCAGCACCCAGCTTATCTGATCCTGCGTGGCACTCATACTTCCCTGCATATGGGGCAAGGCCACATTAGCGATAGTTGTATCCAGCGCCTGCATGATAGTCGCCAGCATCACCGATAAGGTGATCATGACGCGGTTAGCAGATGATGGTGACGTATCCGGCTGTGCAGACATCTACAGTGTCAGCCCTAATACTGAACGCTGATGCTGCGTGTCAATTTCCGTAATCACACTGAGCCCTGCTCTTAATAACGGCAAATCAGGCTCATCATCAAGCCGGATGCGCACAGGCAAACGCTGGGCGATCTTCACCCAGTTCCCGGTCCCGTTTTGTGCGGGCAGCACTGAAAATTCCGCGCTGGTTGCCGGACTCAAACTCTCTACCACTCCGTGCCACTGATGATCCGGATAAGTATCGACGTTGATGGTCACTTGCTGACCGGGCTTGACCCAGGTCAGATCGGTTTCAGTATAATTTGCCTCAATCCACATTTGCCGGTTCATGACCATCGACAAGGCCTGACTGCCGGCAGAAAAATACTGCCCGGTTTTAGGCGGTATACGCACTACCCCGTCCTGCGGTGCCAGTATCTGTGTATGTTTGTAATCAAGCAGTGCTTCCGCCAGCGTCGCTTTTGCTGCCAGATAATCAGGGTGCTGCTCTACCGGCAGTGTATCGCTGCCTCCGAGAGACTCTGCGATTTGTTTAAGATCATCTTTTACCGCCAGTACGTTAAGTTTGGCAATGGCCACATTTTGATGGGCTGCGTCAAAATCTGCATCCGACACATAGCGCTTTTTCAACAGGT encodes the following:
- a CDS encoding DHA2 family efflux MFS transporter permease subunit, which codes for MSAQPDTSPSSANRVMITLSVMLATIMQALDTTIANVALPHMQGSMSATQDQISWVLTSYIVAAAIFMPLTGLLSARFGRRRLFMWSVVGFTVASMLCGAAQNLNQIVIFRLLQGIFGASLVPLSQSVLLDTWPKEKHGQAMAMWGVGVMLGPILGPTLGGLLTEYYDWRWVFYINLPFGILAWFGLMRFVPETELDPDRRFDLTGFAMLALAIGALQMMLDRGESQDWFASREIVIEAALAALGMYLFIVHIFTHRKPFIEPAMFRDRNFSVGLLFIFIVGIILLATMALLPPFMQNLMGYPVVDVGYLLAPRGIGTMISMILVGRLSGKVDVRLMIFTGLMLMSYSLWAMTLFTADVSAHEIIRTGVIQGLGLGFVFVPLSTASFATLAASYRNEGTALFSLLRNIGSSIGISVVMTYLAQSAQRNHAVFAEFMSLDNAGFKESVAHGIYATSGTGLSSLNTLVTTQATTLAYLQDFRLMMWITLASVPLLLLMRPATAPAKAA
- a CDS encoding M56 family metallopeptidase; this encodes MTDWLLQQQVVLSVALIFLMLTVRFLIPALGAGRAYQLWLLVPVVLIAHNLPASAVSLPAGPVSRYVTGTGSLIASPAGNTFLFIWAAGAFLIAASVVFRYVALARHIANKHHTASLHSRHYLVSPAVSTPLLFGILRPQMIMPAFFHSAFTERQQSMIIEHEQTHLRRGDHLWNALALILLSLFWFNPLVWAALSAFRTCQEVSCDAAVLSHKSQADKIHYAKALVQCAEHTTGNNTLYPAYGEKKTMLTRLTQMQKTTTGNKTITLATCLAISIFTANTALAKLAGTLVKAEQVNLAQPVMRIDPVYPAEAAANNQEGSVILKFDISATGTTENIEIVDAFPDGVFDESARVALSQWEYKPRVQGGKAMRQTGILVQLDFRLDNTRASNANEMEKISVTR
- a CDS encoding HlyD family secretion protein: MSEESTKAAPSSRSKRFLFMVVVPVLACLAGGAAWLHGGRLVETDNAYVKADLIQISPQVSGNIIHVNVRENQQVKKGDILFEIDAEPYQVAMEKAAANMAQVRTELSALKASYVEKQTELKLAESKLAYAQKEEVRQDNLLKKRYVSDADFDAAHQNVAIAKLNVLAVKDDLKQIAESLGGSDTLPVEQHPDYLAAKATLAEALLDYKHTQILAPQDGVVRIPPKTGQYFSAGSQALSMVMNRQMWIEANYTETDLTWVKPGQQVTINVDTYPDHQWHGVVESLSPATSAEFSVLPAQNGTGNWVKIAQRLPVRIRLDDEPDLPLLRAGLSVITEIDTQHQRSVLGLTL